Proteins encoded within one genomic window of Bacillus sp. F19:
- a CDS encoding XRE family transcriptional regulator: protein MENIDIGKKVEKYRKAKGLSSRELAKLAEITPSMLSQIERGLANPSVQTLKVLAKTLNVPTFSFLLEETITEDLIVRSSKRKKMIIDNLSYELLSPNFTGNLATAIMKVPSNTSSSENLLEHRGEEVAFILEGKIKVYLGEEEYLLDAGDSVKIPANLKHKWENNFSQDAVVLFSVTPPVF from the coding sequence ATGGAAAATATAGATATTGGTAAGAAAGTTGAAAAATATAGAAAAGCTAAAGGATTGAGTAGTAGAGAGTTAGCAAAATTAGCTGAAATTACACCTTCAATGTTAAGCCAAATTGAACGAGGTTTGGCGAATCCTTCAGTTCAAACCCTAAAGGTCTTAGCTAAAACCCTGAATGTTCCAACTTTTAGTTTTTTACTTGAAGAAACAATTACGGAGGATTTAATCGTTAGGTCTAGTAAACGTAAGAAAATGATCATTGATAATTTGTCTTATGAGTTATTGTCACCTAATTTTACGGGTAATTTAGCAACAGCGATTATGAAAGTTCCTTCGAATACTTCTTCGTCAGAAAATCTTCTAGAACATAGAGGCGAGGAAGTAGCATTTATTTTGGAAGGAAAAATTAAGGTGTATTTAGGTGAAGAAGAATATCTCTTAGATGCTGGTGATAGTGTGAAAATACCAGCAAATTTGAAACATAAATGGGAAAATAATTTTAGTCAAGATGCAGTTGTATTATTTTCAGTTACCCCGCCTGTGTTTTAA
- a CDS encoding UDP-glucuronosyltransferase: MIKVLFLPFLQISSGHHHVADGMIESLSEKNGIFDCEKIDILSYRFGKIEALVSSIYLKWIHLFPRLYSWIYRKSVYENEMDHNRYRMYEHLFLLSMEKLIEEKKPHLIICTHALPSYMLSQLKRRKKQTIPVVNVYTDYFINHIWGIEEIDYHFVPSRELMDYLIDRGIESERIFVTGIPIHSKLKELKKETKERNQFSILISGGNLGAGAIQSFIQKLHPAGNIHYQVLCGKNKKLFQFITEMNDPMIIPLSYISSKEEMNQLYHEADAIITKPGGVTISECLFKKIPIFVYHALPGQEEINLCYLKKQGLVFQLEDWNSQSNLEEQILSILVCEQHQNSLNEQLNAYHQQLSKQDLSVMIENILTKHRI, from the coding sequence GTGATAAAGGTACTTTTCTTGCCATTCTTGCAGATATCCTCTGGTCATCATCATGTAGCAGATGGAATGATAGAATCCCTATCTGAAAAAAATGGCATATTTGACTGTGAAAAAATTGATATTTTATCTTATCGTTTCGGAAAAATAGAAGCTTTAGTGTCATCAATTTATTTAAAATGGATCCACCTCTTTCCTAGGTTGTATAGCTGGATATATCGAAAATCCGTTTATGAAAATGAAATGGACCATAATCGATACCGCATGTATGAACACTTGTTTTTACTTTCGATGGAAAAATTAATTGAAGAAAAAAAACCTCACCTCATAATATGCACGCATGCATTGCCTTCTTATATGCTGAGCCAATTAAAAAGGAGGAAAAAGCAAACGATTCCTGTCGTCAATGTTTATACCGATTATTTCATTAATCACATATGGGGAATCGAGGAGATCGATTATCATTTTGTACCAAGCAGAGAGTTAATGGACTATTTAATAGACAGGGGAATTGAATCTGAGCGGATTTTTGTAACTGGGATACCAATCCATTCAAAGTTAAAGGAATTGAAAAAGGAAACGAAAGAACGTAACCAATTTTCGATACTAATTTCAGGGGGTAACCTTGGTGCCGGAGCCATCCAATCATTTATTCAAAAGCTTCATCCGGCAGGTAATATTCATTACCAGGTTTTATGCGGTAAAAACAAAAAACTTTTCCAATTTATTACGGAGATGAATGATCCAATGATCATTCCATTATCATACATTTCATCAAAAGAGGAAATGAATCAATTGTATCATGAGGCGGATGCGATTATAACGAAGCCCGGCGGAGTCACGATAAGCGAATGTTTATTTAAAAAAATCCCTATTTTTGTGTATCATGCCTTGCCTGGTCAGGAGGAAATCAATTTATGCTATCTGAAGAAGCAAGGTCTCGTGTTTCAATTAGAAGATTGGAATTCACAATCTAATCTTGAAGAACAAATTCTATCCATATTGGTTTGCGAACAACATCAAAACTCGTTAAATGAACAACTAAATGCCTATCATCAACAACTATCAAAGCAGGATCTATCAGTAATGATTGAAAATATTTTAACTAAGCATAGAATATAG
- a CDS encoding FAD-dependent oxidoreductase, producing MTKRSQTSISRRDFIKISSVFSDIALLQACQIKFSNVFEGTSINNPKKNVVIVGAGISGLAAAAHLSKEGINVTVLEGRNRIGGRIWTDRSIDNIPLDMGASWVHGIKGNPIYDLAKKNKIDTSITNYDSHWIFNFNGDELSESEEIKLKKQSEKFVEFIEEQRSNLHQDKSLTSFINHFITEEDLSEKEQLLLNYYVNTTIEHEYSGSSYNLSALNFDSGEEFLGEDVIFPNGYDQIIQLLIKDIKININERIYKINYEKDFVKVYSEKSLFSADYVIVTVPLGVLQKNDILFIPELPEQKRKAINKLGMGILNKIYVKFPNAFWSKKPHLLGYVSEDKGQWGEFLNIYHYLNEPILLALNAGDFGNAVENRLDQEIISELMIILRKIFGPSIPNPISWKITRWGKDHFSYGAYSFIKVGASVEDYKILSESVNNKLFFAGEATVTDYPTTVHGAYLSGIREANKILEEISK from the coding sequence ATGACTAAAAGATCTCAAACTTCAATTAGTAGAAGAGATTTCATTAAAATATCAAGTGTTTTTTCAGATATAGCCTTGCTTCAAGCATGTCAAATTAAATTCTCAAATGTATTTGAAGGTACTTCTATTAACAATCCAAAGAAAAATGTCGTGATTGTTGGAGCAGGAATTAGTGGTTTAGCTGCAGCTGCACATCTTTCCAAAGAAGGAATAAACGTAACTGTACTAGAGGGGAGAAATAGAATAGGTGGAAGAATATGGACGGATCGTTCCATAGATAACATTCCATTAGATATGGGAGCTTCTTGGGTTCATGGAATTAAAGGTAATCCTATTTATGACTTAGCTAAGAAAAACAAAATAGATACATCTATAACTAATTATGATTCGCATTGGATTTTCAACTTTAATGGTGATGAATTAAGCGAATCGGAAGAAATAAAGTTAAAGAAACAATCAGAAAAATTTGTTGAATTTATCGAAGAACAACGTTCCAATTTGCATCAAGATAAGTCTCTTACCAGTTTTATAAACCACTTTATTACAGAAGAAGATTTATCTGAAAAAGAGCAACTGTTATTGAATTATTATGTTAATACTACAATAGAACACGAATATTCTGGAAGTAGCTATAATCTTTCTGCCTTAAACTTTGATAGTGGTGAAGAATTTCTGGGAGAAGATGTAATATTTCCAAACGGATATGACCAAATAATTCAGTTGTTAATTAAGGATATTAAAATAAATATAAATGAACGTATCTATAAAATTAACTATGAAAAAGATTTTGTGAAAGTTTATTCAGAAAAAAGTTTATTTTCAGCAGATTATGTAATTGTAACCGTTCCTCTTGGTGTTTTGCAGAAGAATGATATTTTGTTTATTCCTGAATTGCCTGAGCAAAAGAGAAAAGCAATAAATAAACTAGGAATGGGGATTTTGAATAAGATTTATGTTAAGTTTCCAAATGCTTTCTGGAGTAAGAAACCTCACTTATTGGGATATGTTTCTGAAGATAAAGGGCAGTGGGGAGAATTTTTGAATATATATCATTACCTTAATGAACCTATTTTACTTGCTTTGAACGCAGGAGATTTCGGTAATGCAGTGGAAAATAGGCTTGATCAAGAAATTATTTCAGAGCTGATGATTATTTTAAGGAAAATATTTGGTCCTTCTATTCCAAATCCTATCTCTTGGAAAATTACACGGTGGGGGAAAGATCATTTCTCCTATGGAGCATATTCCTTTATTAAAGTAGGAGCGTCAGTCGAAGATTATAAAATACTCTCAGAATCAGTTAACAATAAATTATTTTTTGCTGGAGAAGCTACTGTAACTGATTATCCAACCACTGTTCATGGGGCCTATCTTTCAGGAATTAGAGAAGCTAATAAAATCCTCGAAGAAATTTCCAAATAA
- a CDS encoding D-serine ammonia-lyase: protein MKEIESKEIQTWKDQYPLLNKLISMDEVFWLNPNVEKFQTGIKKSPLTQEDVRDAEERLKRFAPYIAKVFPETKGSNGIIESPLVRIPAMKQSLEQDYQQPILGELLLKCDSHLPISGSIKARGGIYEILKHAEELAFQHQLLTIQDDYSIFDSDRFRTFFSQYSIAVGSTGNLGLSIGIISAKLGFNVSVHMSADAKQWKKDLLRSKNVKVIEYKADYSKAVEEGRIQADSDPTCYFVDDENSHDLFLGYAVAASRLKKQLEELEIIIDENHPLFVYLPCGVGGGPGGVAFGLKLLYQDHVHCFFAEPTHSPCMLLGLMTGLHDNVSVHDVGIDNVTDADGLAVGKPSGFVGKTMEPFLSGNYTVSDEQLYKLLKELVDTEGIHLEPSALAGMIGPSKLCKEGIDYLQKHSLTEKMSKGTHIIWGTGGSMVPEEMMTQYYQKGLKLALEEQK from the coding sequence ATGAAAGAGATTGAAAGCAAAGAAATACAAACATGGAAAGACCAATATCCTTTACTAAACAAGCTCATTTCGATGGATGAAGTATTTTGGCTCAATCCAAATGTCGAAAAATTTCAAACGGGAATTAAAAAATCCCCACTTACTCAAGAAGATGTAAGAGATGCAGAGGAAAGGTTGAAACGTTTTGCTCCATATATCGCCAAGGTTTTCCCTGAAACAAAAGGATCGAATGGTATCATAGAATCTCCTTTAGTGAGAATTCCTGCCATGAAACAATCCTTAGAACAGGATTATCAACAACCTATATTAGGAGAATTATTACTAAAATGTGATAGTCACCTTCCTATATCAGGATCTATTAAAGCAAGAGGCGGGATTTATGAAATTCTCAAACATGCAGAAGAATTAGCTTTTCAACATCAATTGTTAACGATTCAAGATGATTATTCGATTTTTGATAGTGATAGGTTTCGAACCTTTTTCTCACAATATTCAATCGCAGTAGGCTCGACTGGAAATTTAGGACTTAGTATTGGCATCATCAGTGCAAAGTTAGGTTTTAATGTTTCTGTTCATATGTCAGCTGATGCAAAACAGTGGAAAAAAGACTTGCTTAGAAGCAAAAATGTCAAAGTTATTGAATATAAAGCTGATTATAGTAAAGCTGTAGAGGAAGGTCGAATCCAAGCAGATAGTGACCCAACATGTTATTTTGTGGATGATGAAAATTCTCACGACCTATTTTTAGGATACGCAGTAGCTGCATCTCGATTGAAGAAACAATTAGAAGAGCTAGAGATAATAATAGATGAAAATCATCCTTTGTTTGTTTACCTTCCTTGTGGAGTAGGTGGAGGTCCTGGAGGCGTAGCTTTTGGTTTGAAATTATTGTATCAAGACCATGTTCACTGTTTCTTTGCAGAACCTACCCACTCACCGTGTATGTTACTCGGTTTAATGACTGGACTTCATGATAATGTTTCTGTACATGATGTTGGTATCGATAATGTAACAGACGCGGATGGACTTGCTGTAGGAAAGCCATCTGGGTTTGTGGGTAAAACTATGGAACCTTTTTTAAGTGGTAATTATACGGTTAGCGATGAACAGTTGTATAAGTTGCTAAAAGAACTAGTCGATACAGAGGGGATCCATTTAGAACCTTCTGCACTAGCAGGCATGATAGGACCAAGTAAATTATGTAAAGAGGGCATCGATTATTTACAGAAGCATAGTTTAACGGAAAAGATGAGTAAGGGTACACATATTATTTGGGGGACTGGTGGAAGCATGGTTCCTGAAGAGATGATGACACAATATTATCAAAAAGGGTTGAAATTAGCGTTAGAGGAACAGAAGTAA
- a CDS encoding metallophosphoesterase: MFILLPLIIAIFIFLLFYKGYKNTQTVAINNISINNAISDQSKEVRVLHISDMHLENISITPEKLYKSLRNQSIDLIALTGDFLDRKRSIPKLVPYLKVFNELKPKHGIYAVFGNHDYVLRHPDFLNLKQTLQEYRCKTMQNENDVLMINGERLNIIGIDDFSTNRSDIDKSYRGILNGYNLVLTHDPNIVLSMKNNHFDYLLSGHFHGGQIHWPKPYHLIKMGKLVRMNMVKGLHHHDGKPFYISEGLGQTGVNIRVGSRPEITIHNLIPISILDKVSENIEKPADAV; this comes from the coding sequence TTGTTTATTTTGTTACCACTCATTATTGCGATTTTCATATTTTTATTATTTTATAAAGGTTATAAAAATACTCAAACTGTTGCGATTAACAATATTTCAATAAATAATGCCATTTCTGATCAATCAAAAGAAGTTCGCGTATTGCATATTTCCGATATGCATCTTGAAAATATATCTATTACTCCTGAAAAACTATATAAAAGTCTTCGAAATCAATCGATTGACTTAATTGCTTTAACAGGTGATTTTTTAGACCGAAAACGAAGCATCCCAAAGTTAGTTCCTTATTTAAAAGTGTTTAATGAATTAAAACCAAAGCACGGAATATATGCAGTTTTTGGGAATCATGATTATGTACTGCGTCATCCCGACTTCCTTAATTTAAAGCAAACATTACAGGAATATAGATGTAAAACCATGCAAAACGAGAATGACGTACTCATGATTAATGGCGAGCGATTGAACATTATTGGGATCGATGACTTTAGTACAAATCGAAGTGACATTGACAAATCATATCGTGGAATTTTGAATGGCTATAATCTTGTATTAACGCATGATCCGAATATAGTTCTTAGCATGAAAAACAATCATTTTGATTACTTGCTTTCTGGTCATTTTCACGGCGGGCAAATTCATTGGCCAAAACCATATCATTTAATTAAAATGGGAAAATTAGTTCGGATGAACATGGTAAAAGGTTTGCATCATCACGATGGAAAACCGTTTTATATAAGTGAAGGTTTAGGGCAAACCGGAGTGAATATTCGAGTAGGAAGCCGCCCTGAGATTACGATTCACAATTTAATTCCTATATCGATTTTAGATAAAGTTTCAGAAAATATAGAGAAACCAGCGGATGCAGTTTAA
- a CDS encoding helix-turn-helix domain-containing protein, which translates to MHRKNIQRWVKQFREDGIVGLREKRGRKSGFGKVSLSTNESPQKKIKRLEAENELLKKLLNM; encoded by the coding sequence ATTCATCGAAAAAACATACAACGGTGGGTTAAACAGTTTAGAGAAGATGGGATTGTTGGTCTTAGAGAGAAACGCGGAAGAAAAAGTGGGTTTGGTAAAGTCTCTTTATCTACCAATGAAAGTCCTCAAAAGAAAATAAAGCGATTAGAAGCTGAGAACGAACTGTTAAAAAAGCTTTTAAATATGTGA
- a CDS encoding IS3 family transposase produces the protein MIECHQKHKGIYGYRRIQIWLKRTYDIHINHKKVQRLLSELGIKAIIRKKRIYYGKKEPFLISNNYLNRAFYASRPNEKWVIDITYLIFNGQKLYLSAIKDLYNNEVVAYQISRRNDYKLVLDTFKKAIKGRNVKGILLHSDQGYQYTSHNYNQLLTINKMKASMSRKGNCWDNASMESFFSHLKTECFNLYTFKTSQALSHRDL, from the coding sequence ATAATAGAATGCCATCAGAAACATAAGGGCATCTATGGCTATAGAAGAATACAAATTTGGCTAAAGAGGACCTATGATATTCACATTAATCACAAAAAAGTCCAACGATTACTAAGTGAGCTAGGTATTAAAGCAATTATCAGGAAAAAACGAATTTATTATGGTAAGAAAGAACCTTTTCTTATCTCAAATAATTATTTAAATAGAGCCTTTTACGCTTCTCGCCCTAATGAAAAGTGGGTAATTGATATTACGTATCTCATTTTCAATGGACAGAAACTATATTTGTCTGCCATCAAAGACCTATATAATAACGAAGTTGTTGCGTACCAAATTAGTAGACGCAATGATTATAAACTAGTCTTGGATACGTTTAAAAAAGCCATAAAAGGAAGGAATGTAAAAGGAATCCTTCTCCATAGTGATCAAGGATACCAATACACGTCCCATAACTATAATCAGCTACTCACAATAAATAAAATGAAAGCTAGTATGTCTAGAAAGGGCAATTGTTGGGATAACGCTAGTATGGAAAGTTTCTTCAGTCATTTAAAAACAGAGTGTTTTAACCTGTATACTTTTAAAACTTCACAAGCTCTTTCTCATAGAGATCTCTGA
- a CDS encoding galactosyldiacylglycerol synthase: MRKKVLLLSEAIGTGHTKAAEALMQGISHIAPSIHTKVLEVGQTLHPFTTKLLVNSYLKMIIQSPSLWRKMYHYNQNKPLCNWRKFAIYQLFHRHIEALLNQEKPHLIICTHPFTSSSASRLKRLGHQFTLCTLITDFHVHGAWVHSEVDVYLVSSEDVHDQLINMGIPKNRIAVTNFWTKKNKQEMRKKLKLKNIPSVMIMGGGLGLGGIQKLAHSLLKWKEKIQVIICTGNNENLRSSLSRDGMFHHPHVHILGFVDRIDEWMDATDFLITKPGGLTCFEALSKGLPLYIFQPIQGHEERNCDFLVNNHLAIKIDNTIDIDNIIEELLFSPPKMQVTHDRMMEFQQKADSLASAEFIVDLLFRSNVPANIRCQNK; this comes from the coding sequence GTGAGAAAAAAAGTGCTATTACTATCGGAAGCCATTGGTACTGGCCATACAAAAGCTGCGGAAGCGTTGATGCAAGGAATTTCCCATATTGCTCCTTCTATCCATACAAAAGTTTTAGAGGTAGGGCAGACACTTCATCCTTTTACTACAAAGCTGCTGGTTAACTCATATCTCAAAATGATCATACAGTCTCCTTCATTATGGCGGAAAATGTATCACTATAACCAAAACAAGCCTCTTTGCAATTGGAGGAAATTTGCCATTTATCAACTGTTTCATCGCCATATTGAAGCTCTTCTTAATCAGGAAAAACCTCACCTTATTATCTGCACCCATCCATTCACTAGTTCATCTGCATCCCGACTAAAGAGGCTGGGTCATCAGTTTACTCTTTGCACTTTAATAACAGATTTTCATGTTCATGGTGCATGGGTTCATTCTGAGGTAGATGTCTATTTGGTATCGAGTGAGGATGTGCATGATCAATTAATAAATATGGGGATTCCCAAAAATCGTATTGCTGTCACGAATTTTTGGACCAAGAAAAATAAACAGGAAATGCGAAAAAAATTAAAATTAAAAAACATTCCTTCCGTAATGATCATGGGAGGGGGATTGGGATTAGGCGGAATTCAGAAACTTGCCCATTCTCTATTGAAATGGAAAGAAAAAATTCAGGTAATAATATGTACTGGAAACAATGAGAACCTTAGAAGTTCCTTATCAAGAGATGGAATGTTCCATCATCCTCATGTTCATATTTTGGGGTTTGTTGATCGTATTGACGAGTGGATGGACGCTACTGATTTCCTCATAACAAAACCTGGTGGATTAACCTGTTTCGAGGCATTATCAAAGGGGCTGCCTTTATATATATTTCAACCGATTCAGGGTCATGAAGAAAGAAATTGCGATTTTTTAGTAAATAATCATTTGGCTATTAAAATCGATAACACAATTGATATCGACAATATAATCGAAGAATTACTCTTTTCTCCCCCAAAAATGCAGGTTACACATGATAGAATGATGGAATTTCAACAAAAAGCAGACTCGCTGGCAAGCGCCGAATTTATTGTTGACCTCCTTTTTCGATCAAATGTACCTGCAAATATTCGATGTCAAAATAAATAA
- a CDS encoding TetR/AcrR family transcriptional regulator, whose translation MFEPKRKQRRGEQTREKILKTSLKLFSEKGFNKVTVDEIVKKSGTSKGSFYQHFTAKSDILLVRFTEVDNYYLEVFQSFPKDMDAFEKLFIFIRKLMRFLEEEMGKDLMKVIYSSALESKEHTYFLDANRHLFQIIRTLLEEAKEQGAIDTSQSVDDLSTLITQSLMGIIYHWGLHDSDQSLESLSIPLTKTIIKGLKMKNKRI comes from the coding sequence ATGTTTGAGCCAAAAAGAAAGCAACGCAGGGGAGAACAAACGCGCGAAAAAATATTAAAAACGTCTTTAAAACTGTTTAGTGAAAAAGGTTTTAACAAAGTAACAGTCGACGAAATCGTAAAAAAAAGCGGCACATCAAAAGGTTCATTTTATCAACACTTTACAGCTAAATCGGACATATTATTAGTAAGATTCACCGAAGTTGATAATTATTATCTTGAAGTCTTTCAGTCTTTTCCAAAAGATATGGACGCGTTTGAGAAGTTATTTATTTTCATACGGAAATTAATGCGTTTTCTAGAGGAAGAAATGGGTAAAGATCTAATGAAAGTCATATACAGTTCCGCATTAGAATCAAAAGAACACACTTATTTTTTAGATGCAAATCGCCACCTTTTTCAAATCATCCGTACATTACTTGAAGAAGCGAAGGAACAAGGCGCCATTGACACTAGCCAATCCGTAGATGATCTTTCAACACTGATCACCCAAAGCCTAATGGGAATCATCTATCATTGGGGGCTACACGATTCGGATCAAAGCTTAGAATCATTATCTATCCCGCTGACCAAAACAATCATTAAGGGATTAAAAATGAAGAATAAACGCATTTAA
- a CDS encoding endonuclease, which produces MEKLELLNSEWETAKSDFLKYKENRPYYDEKNDKEVRNQYYQSISFTDANLSDSLHTLLKKTHTDQLNYSPHRYVYPWVDLQENGSLKSLYSGKGMNPLSVIEEDIRLHELQAKGLIDSLSEDLLNCEHVVPQSWFDKKEPMRGDLHHLFACEPTCNSSRSNHPYYDFPDYVPEGEGWILGIKDGCGKAEESKFEPEYGKGIVARATLYFLIRYPNTIKKELENVSLLLKWHQTFPVSIYEKHRNLAIHELQGNRNPFIDFPEMAESIVTIEK; this is translated from the coding sequence ATGGAAAAGCTAGAATTGCTAAACAGTGAATGGGAAACAGCCAAGTCAGACTTTTTAAAATATAAAGAAAATCGACCCTATTATGACGAAAAGAATGATAAGGAAGTCAGGAACCAATACTATCAGAGCATTTCATTCACGGATGCTAATCTGTCAGACAGCCTTCATACATTGCTTAAAAAAACACATACAGATCAGTTAAACTACAGCCCGCACCGTTATGTGTACCCATGGGTTGATTTGCAGGAAAACGGTTCATTAAAAAGCCTTTATTCTGGAAAAGGGATGAATCCACTTTCTGTCATAGAGGAGGATATTCGGCTCCATGAATTGCAGGCAAAAGGGTTAATCGACAGCTTATCGGAAGATCTATTAAACTGTGAACATGTAGTTCCTCAATCATGGTTCGATAAAAAAGAACCGATGAGAGGAGACTTGCATCATCTATTTGCCTGCGAACCCACCTGCAATAGCAGTCGCAGCAACCATCCTTACTATGATTTCCCCGATTATGTCCCTGAAGGTGAAGGATGGATTCTTGGAATCAAAGATGGCTGCGGCAAGGCTGAAGAAAGTAAGTTCGAACCAGAATACGGCAAAGGAATCGTTGCCAGAGCAACACTCTATTTCCTAATTCGCTATCCAAACACCATTAAAAAAGAACTAGAGAATGTCTCTTTATTGCTAAAATGGCATCAAACATTTCCGGTATCCATCTATGAAAAGCATCGCAACCTAGCTATCCATGAACTTCAAGGCAATCGGAACCCATTTATTGATTTTCCAGAGATGGCAGAGAGTATTGTAACAATAGAAAAATAA
- a CDS encoding endonuclease/exonuclease/phosphatase family protein yields MNQTFSPSLSITSKNSTIVRQYGNALLSRYPIVNEKRHLFNFIPGLIEGRSLLDATIEINKKLFQINVTHLSLNPILHQKQTDFIVNQHLKTPHPMIIMGDWNMKPESKGWRKITREFQDAPP; encoded by the coding sequence ATGAATCAGACTTTCAGCCCTTCTTTGTCTATAACGTCTAAAAACTCAACGATTGTAAGGCAGTATGGAAATGCCCTTCTGTCTCGCTATCCAATCGTAAACGAAAAGAGGCATCTTTTTAATTTCATACCAGGACTCATCGAAGGAAGGTCATTGCTCGACGCCACGATTGAGATAAACAAAAAATTATTTCAAATCAATGTAACCCATTTAAGCCTTAATCCCATTCTGCATCAAAAGCAAACCGACTTTATTGTCAACCAACATCTTAAGACGCCTCATCCAATGATTATTATGGGTGATTGGAATATGAAACCAGAGTCAAAAGGATGGAGAAAAATAACCCGTGAATTTCAAGACGCACCACCATAA
- a CDS encoding tyrosine-type recombinase/integrase, producing MSAWGRFFRNLPPIKLKVCCGVCNFNQSPLPKSSLFNAFNRILKRSGIDQLPIHSLRHTHAVLLLESGADTKYVQNRLGHGSIQITSDVYAHVSKKIDQSSMEKYESYMNKLYE from the coding sequence ATGTCTGCTTGGGGGCGATTCTTTAGAAACTTACCCCCTATAAAATTAAAGGTCTGTTGTGGAGTTTGCAATTTCAACCAAAGTCCGTTACCTAAGTCTTCTCTTTTCAATGCATTCAACAGAATATTAAAGAGATCAGGTATTGATCAACTTCCCATTCATTCTTTAAGACACACTCATGCAGTCCTATTATTAGAATCAGGTGCAGACACGAAATATGTACAAAATCGCCTTGGACACGGGAGCATTCAAATTACATCAGATGTTTATGCTCATGTAAGTAAGAAAATAGATCAATCATCTATGGAAAAATATGAATCATATATGAATAAACTTTACGAATAA
- the catA gene encoding type A chloramphenicol O-acetyltransferase yields the protein MSFKMIDIEKWHRKEYFEHYLNQQTTFSMTVDLDISIFYKNIKKRGYKFYPCFIYLVTKVINSNSAYRTCFNNQGKLGYWEKMNPSYTIFDEVSETFSSIWTNTFDSFNQFHKNYEADINEYNDAGKLFPKTPIPDNTFNISMIPWSSFTAFNLNINNDNNYLLPIVTAGKIVEMETVKFLPVSLQVHHAVCDGYHAGLFMNYLQKFADESHEWL from the coding sequence ATGAGTTTTAAAATGATTGATATAGAGAAATGGCACCGAAAAGAATATTTTGAGCATTATTTGAATCAGCAGACAACATTTAGTATGACAGTTGACTTGGATATTAGTATATTTTACAAAAATATCAAGAAAAGAGGATATAAATTTTATCCTTGTTTTATATATTTGGTTACAAAAGTAATAAATTCAAATAGTGCTTATAGAACTTGTTTCAATAATCAAGGAAAATTAGGATATTGGGAAAAAATGAACCCAAGTTATACAATATTTGATGAAGTTTCAGAAACCTTCTCAAGTATTTGGACTAACACTTTTGATAGTTTTAATCAGTTTCATAAAAATTATGAAGCTGATATAAATGAATATAATGATGCTGGAAAATTATTTCCTAAAACTCCTATTCCTGATAATACTTTTAATATATCAATGATTCCTTGGAGTTCATTCACTGCTTTTAATCTCAACATTAATAATGATAACAATTATCTTTTACCAATTGTTACAGCAGGAAAGATTGTGGAAATGGAAACTGTTAAGTTCCTTCCAGTTTCTTTACAGGTTCACCATGCTGTTTGCGACGGTTATCATGCAGGATTATTTATGAATTACCTTCAAAAGTTTGCGGATGAATCCCATGAATGGTTGTAA